In Pseudomonas sp. MM213, a genomic segment contains:
- the exaA gene encoding quinoprotein ethanol dehydrogenase — protein sequence MTIRSLPALSPLTLAVQAFLLVSSLSLSAASQAATAPATPTHNVSWEDIAKDHLTTKDVLQYGMGTNAQRWSPLAQVNDKNVFKLTPAWSYSFGDEKQRGQESQAIVSDGVVYVTGSYSRVFALDAKTGKRLWTYNHRLPDNIRPCCDVVNRGAAIYGDKIYFGTLDARLIALDKNTGKVVWNKKFGDHAAGYTMTGAPVLIKDKTSGKVLLIHGSSGDEFGVVGQLYARDPDTGEEVWMRPFVEGHMGRLNGKDSTPTGDVKAPSWPNDPTTETGKVEAWSHGGGAPWQSASFDAETNTIIVGAGNPGPWNTWARTSKDGNPHDYDSLYTSGQVGVDPSTGEVKWFYQHTPNDAWDFSGNNELVLFDYKDKDGKTVKATGHADRNGFFYVVDRNNGKLQNAFPFVDNITWASHIDLKTGRPVENEGQRPAKPLPGETKGKPVEVSPPFLGGKNWNPMAYSQDTGLFYIPGNQWKEEYWTEEVNYKKGSAYLGMGFRIKRMYDDHVGTLRAMNPTTGKVVWEHKEHLPLWAGVLATKGNLVFTGTGDGFFKAFDAKTGKELWKFQTGSGIVSPPITWEQDGEQYIGVTVGYGGAVPLWGGDMAELTKPVAQGGSFWVFKIPSWDNQTAKR from the coding sequence ATGACAATAAGATCGCTACCCGCCCTTTCCCCTTTGACCCTCGCCGTGCAAGCCTTTTTGCTGGTGAGCAGCCTGTCCCTGAGCGCTGCCAGCCAAGCTGCAACCGCGCCTGCCACACCGACGCACAACGTGAGCTGGGAAGACATTGCCAAGGATCACCTGACCACCAAGGACGTTCTGCAATACGGCATGGGCACCAACGCCCAGCGCTGGAGCCCTTTGGCCCAGGTCAATGACAAGAACGTGTTCAAGTTGACGCCGGCCTGGTCCTACTCCTTCGGCGACGAGAAGCAGCGCGGTCAGGAATCGCAAGCCATCGTCAGTGACGGCGTGGTGTACGTCACCGGTTCGTACTCGCGGGTATTTGCCCTCGACGCCAAGACCGGCAAGCGCCTGTGGACCTACAACCATCGCTTGCCGGACAACATTCGTCCGTGCTGCGATGTGGTCAACCGTGGCGCGGCGATTTATGGCGACAAAATCTACTTCGGCACCCTCGACGCGCGGCTGATCGCGCTGGACAAGAACACCGGCAAAGTGGTCTGGAACAAGAAATTCGGCGACCACGCCGCCGGTTACACCATGACCGGCGCCCCGGTGCTGATCAAAGACAAGACCAGCGGCAAGGTGCTGTTGATCCATGGCAGTTCCGGCGATGAGTTCGGTGTGGTCGGGCAACTCTATGCCCGCGACCCGGACACCGGCGAAGAAGTGTGGATGCGACCTTTCGTCGAAGGCCACATGGGCCGCTTGAACGGCAAGGACAGTACGCCGACCGGTGACGTCAAGGCGCCGTCCTGGCCGAACGATCCAACCACTGAAACCGGCAAGGTCGAAGCCTGGAGCCACGGCGGCGGCGCCCCTTGGCAGAGCGCCAGTTTCGACGCGGAAACCAACACCATCATTGTCGGCGCCGGCAACCCTGGCCCGTGGAACACCTGGGCGCGCACCTCCAAGGACGGCAACCCGCACGATTACGACAGCCTCTACACCTCGGGCCAGGTCGGCGTCGATCCGAGCACTGGCGAGGTGAAATGGTTCTACCAACACACCCCGAACGATGCCTGGGATTTCTCCGGCAACAACGAGCTGGTGCTGTTCGACTACAAGGACAAGGACGGCAAAACGGTCAAGGCCACCGGCCATGCGGACCGCAACGGTTTCTTCTACGTGGTCGACCGCAACAACGGCAAATTGCAGAACGCCTTCCCCTTCGTAGACAACATCACCTGGGCCAGCCACATCGACCTGAAGACCGGGCGGCCGGTCGAGAATGAAGGCCAGCGTCCGGCCAAGCCGCTGCCGGGGGAAACCAAGGGCAAACCGGTGGAGGTTTCGCCGCCGTTCCTCGGTGGCAAGAACTGGAACCCGATGGCCTACAGCCAGGACACCGGCCTGTTCTACATTCCGGGCAACCAATGGAAAGAGGAATACTGGACCGAAGAGGTCAACTACAAGAAAGGCTCGGCCTATCTGGGCATGGGTTTCCGCATCAAGCGCATGTACGACGATCACGTCGGCACCTTGCGGGCGATGAACCCGACTACGGGCAAAGTGGTGTGGGAGCACAAGGAACACTTGCCGTTGTGGGCCGGCGTGCTGGCGACAAAGGGCAACCTGGTGTTCACCGGCACCGGCGACGGTTTCTTCAAGGCCTTCGACGCCAAAACCGGCAAGGAGCTGTGGAAGTTCCAGACCGGCAGCGGCATCGTCTCGCCGCCGATCACCTGGGAACAGGACGGCGAGCAGTACATCGGCGTGACCGTCGGCTATGGCGGCGCGGTGCCGTTGTGGGGCGGCGACATGGCCGAGCTGACCAAACCGGTGGCTCAGGGCGGGTCGTTCTGGGTGTTCAAGATTCCGAGCTGGGATAACCAGACCGCGAAACGCTGA